One Neodiprion pinetum isolate iyNeoPine1 chromosome 1, iyNeoPine1.2, whole genome shotgun sequence genomic window carries:
- the LOC124222907 gene encoding uncharacterized protein isoform X2: protein MSASEEGMIYFAYQGDDDDDDRGSNLPGASTEQLITLGESKGKPDGTTRDTVNDAVTDHDYIDLIQDKQIDQLSNIEDGTIIIIHDQDEVDESASPNPVVVAPPKEQQTFSQITNLSQLKKVTPRLKLPSSEQNLVKGLAELRKMNTQLRDKRTAAISDEAKQQLKKYCRTCAGLKLPLVDIFSDKVSENEGTADRFEDVTDPNRNDDNESIEEFDPEDLPLHADSSEYDGSNDERDEPEFQKVKKAYTESESHKGELSATPAVYQYDDTKKAYVKYEAGDSKENLRNPVKQVIKKETEEDVTDSKEQPNILKKRLSVPLTSKSVLDAVETGLSVDLNSSTISEKTLQKLSVNHPMSIGSKDEDGIMYVTVKGSKPNELLLVKVKKMDKPGEKTEDTNLSHTAIDMKPVDRMLKKYEALKMKEKDLFSDKFRKPDIREQIIEEQIEEYKRRREQVLGSNSTMTTDNGSFKSIKTEGKSTYRTYSQNTGEESCTIKIKDDPGDLEACEENPCNEESQADGEKSDEFHSSTDKPYPSSEDYLARLARLEQKWEEAKQKRESLQKEFDESCIEGNQEKLERILGEKDKNLKEFEDYLKQRKIVINRLKDEDIISLYENRHNMVMKEDVELSQNSGDDMFVIEETIPLEDYLECDYCPATFPFNDVLQEHMKTHDYKILHYCEDCNTEFSTNKARKNHNITCMQKLICKYCELMLDSKGKKRQHEQKHCDSMYGQLCDYCGEKFKHQGTLDQHIKMQHMSWEKVFQCPKCPKKFAFKQKLSFHVKSVHTTLRAFLCEDCGADFKNPASLRHHRIRKHQPVGNKRECTVCHKLVPFYSLSKHMHTHKAYTIQCPHCDKMFKNSSTLKQHVRIHEDQRQYRCDICGVGFNRRDGLRLHMRVHEKTDSRGLKECSCQVCGEKFPNHSMLVIHRNRVHKDGRQYTCHICNRSMISPRSLEWHMSHIHNQALPGEVKSDPLAPTEKKRVTCYHCEKTFKTEMILRTHIKNTHVKKDPMKCAECDEVFTSEVRMRHHMMVVHNRLEGTLPCPHCPKRFVNQLRLKTHMISHSEERPYTCEICGFNLKTKIQLIKHHQNRHSDERPLQCRFCPWRCKQVSALVCHERTHTNERPYACSVCRQRFKYLGDKNKHERRHESLGGSGFKRIVTGRNTKQPKIQAVELTSCSEQDQEDYEQAQAHYGNEDQTDDQYVDEKMEKYEPEDMGEEYEQAYDQDYETSREASEAAEVIMNMEDGTVYTEEVTAENLESAEIITDEMTDQILQSGTVVHFQQQVDTGKIQVIPVMLSLPDLTDANSEVNLATASIMYNANEDGVL, encoded by the exons ATGAGTGCCTCTGAGGAGGGAATGATATATTTTGCCTACCAAggcgacgacgatgacgatgataggGGTAGCAATTTACCAGGAGCATCCACCGAACAGCTGATAACATTGGGAGAATCCAAAGGGAAGCCCGATGGAACAACTAGGGACACCGTCAACGATGCCGTAACAGACCACGACTACATCGATCTCATTCAGGATAAGCAAATTGACCAATTGTCTAACATTGAGGATGGAACGATAATCATTATACATGATCAGGATGAAGTTGACGAGAGCGCTTCACCAAACCCTGTGGTTGTTGCTCCGCCTAAGGAACAGCAAACATTTTCTCAAATAACAAATTTATCACAATTAAAGAAAGTAACGCCTCGATTAAAGTTGCCTAGTTCTGAGCAAAATTTAGTGAAGGGATTAGCCGAGTTGAGGAAAATGAATACTCAATTACGAGACAAACGAACTGCGGCAATATCAGATGAGGCTAAACAACAGTTGAAAAAGTATTGCCGGACTTGCGCGGGATTGAAACTTCCACTGGTAGATATATTCAGCGACAAAG TTTCAGAGAATGAGGGCACAGCAGATAGGTTCGAAGATGTCACAGATCCTAATCGCAACGACGACAATGAATCAATCGAGGAATTCGACCCAGAAGATCTACCACTACATGCGGATAGCTCTGAATATGATGGGTCTAATGACGAACGTGATGAGCCTGAATTCCAGAAGGTTAAAAAAGCATATACTGAGTCTGAATCACACAAGGGAGAACTCTCGGCAACCCCTGCAGTATATCAATACGATGATACAAAAAAGGCCTATGTTAAATACGAGGCTGGAGACAGTAAAGAAAATCTGCGTAACCCAGTGAAAcaggtaataaaaaaagaaaccgaagAGGATGTCACTGATTCAAAAGAACAGCCAAACATATTAAAGAAAAGACTGTCGGTACCTCTTACGTCCAAGTCAGTCCTGGATGCTGTAGAAACCGGTCTTTCGGTAGATTTGAATAGTTCTACCATCTCAGAAAAAACCCTCCAAAAGTTGAGTGTGAATCATCCGATGAGCATTGGTTCTAAAGACGAAGATGGAATTATGTATGTAACAGTTAAAGGATCAAAGCCAAATGAATTGTTATTGgtaaaagttaaaaaaatggaCAAGCCAGGAGAAAAGACCGAAGATACAAATCTCTCCCATACAGCGATCGATATGAAACCAGTAGACAGAATGCTGAAAAAGTATGAGgcattgaaaatgaaagaaaaagatttgTTTTCcgataaatttcgaaaacctGACATCAGAGAGCAAATAATAGAGGAACAAATAGAAGaatataaaagaagaagagaacaaGTTCTAGGCTCCAATAGTACGATGACCACCGACAATGGATCattcaaatcaataaaaacaGAAGGGAAATCGACATATCGCACATATTCTCAAAATACTGGAGAAGAAAGTTGtaccataaaaataaaagacgaTCCAGGTGATTTGGAGGCATGCGAAGAAAATCCATGTAACGAAGAGTCTCAGGCAGATGGTGAAAAATCAGACGAGTTTCACTCATCAACGGATAAACCTTACCCAAGTTCTGAGGATTACTTGGCTAGGTTGGCTCGACTCGAACAAAAATGGGAAGAGGCTAAGCAGAAACGAGAATCTTTGCAAAAAGAATTTGATGAATCGTGTATTGAGGGTAACCAGGAAAAATTGGAACGAATATTGGGAGAAAaggacaaaaatttgaaagagttTGAGGATTATTTGAAACAGAGAAAGATTGTGATAAATAGATTGAAAGATGAAGATATAATATCACTGTACGAGAATAGGCACAACATGGTGATGAAAGAAGATGTAGAGTTGTCGCAGAATTCTGGTGATGATATGTTTGTTATTGAAGAAACAATTCCCCTTGaagattatttggaatgtgatTATTGTCCAGCTACATTTCCTTTCAACGACGTGCTTCAAGAACACATGAAGACGCACGATTACAAAATACTGCACTATTGTGAAGACTGTAACACAGAATTCTCAACTAACaaagcaagaaaaaatcacaacaTTACGTGCATGCAAAAGTTGATATGCAAATACTGCGAATTGATGTTAGATTCAAAGGGTAAAAAACGACAGCATGAACAGAAGCATTGCGACAGTATGTATGGCCAGCTATGCGATTACTGtggggaaaaattcaaacatcaAGGAACGCTGGATCAGCACATTAAAATGCAGCACATGAGCTGGGAAAAAGTATTTCAGTGTCCGAAATGCcctaaaaaatttgcattcaAGCAGAAGTTGAGCTTTCATGTAAAATCTGTCCACACAACACTGAGAGCTTTTCTCTGCGAGGATTGTGGTGCAGATTTTAAAAATCCTGCAAGTCTACGGCACCATAGGATTCGCAAACATCAGCCTGTGGGTAACAAAAGAGAATGTACAGTTTGCCACAAACTGGTGCCATTTTATAGTCTGTCTAAGCATATGCATACACACAAAGCTTACACCATACAATGTCCGCACTGCGATAAGATGTTCAAAAACAGTTCAACGCTGAAGCAACACGTTAGAATTCATGAGGACCAAAGACAATACAGATGCGATATTTGTGGTGTAGGATTTAATCGAAGAGACGGTTTAAGACTGCACATGAGAGTGCACGAGAAAACCGATAGTCGGGGTTTGAAGGAATGCTCGTGCCAAGTATGCGGCGAGAAATTCCCGAATCATTCGATGCTTGTAATTCACAGGAACAGAGTTCACAAGGATGGAAGACAGTACACCTGTCACATCTGTAACAGATCAATGATCTCCCCTCGGTCTTTGGAATGGCACATGTCCCACATTCATAATCAGGCTCTGCCTGGTGAAGTGAAGTCGGATCCGTTAGCACCTACTGAAAAGAAACGAGTAACTTGTTACCATTGCGAAAAAACTTTTAAGACAGAAATGATTTTACGTACTCACATTAAAAATACGCATGTTAAAAAGGATCCTATGAAATGCGCCGAGTGCGATGAGGTGTTCACGTCAGAGGTCAGAATGCGACACCATATGATGGTGGTGCACAATAGGCTCGAGGGAACATTGCCATGTCCGCATTGTCCGAAAAGATTTGTTAATCAACTTCGATTAAAAACGCACATGATCTCACATTCTGAAGAGAGACCGTACACATGCGAGATATGCGGCTTTAATCTGAAAACTAAAATTCAGTTAATAAAACATCATCAAAATAGACACAGTGACGAACGACCATTGCAATGCAGATTTTGTCCATGGAGATGCAAACAAGTCAGTGCTCTTGTTTGTCATGAAAGAACGCACACTAATGAAAGACCCTACGCCTGCAGTGTTTGCAGACAACGCTTCAAGTATCTGGGTGACAAAAATAAGCATGAAAGAAGACATGAAAGTTTGGGAGGATCAGGATTCAAGAGAATTGTAACAGGCAGAAATACAAAACAGCCAAAAATACAAGCAGTGGAACTTACTTCCTGCTCCGAGCAAGATCAGGAAGACTACGAGCAAGCTCAAGCTCATTATGGTAATGAAGACCAAACTGACGATCAGTATGTGGATGAAAAGATGGAGAAATACGAGCCCGAGGATATGGGAGAAGAATACGAACAGGCATATGATCAG gaCTACGAGACCTCGAGAGAGGCTTCGGAAGCGGCGGAAGTTATAATGAACATGGAAGATGGTACGGTATACACCGAGGAAGTGACTGCGGAGAACCTCGAGAGTGCGGAGATTATAACTGACGAAATGACGGATCAAATCCTGCAGTCTGGAACAGTTGTACATTTTCAACAGCAAGTTGATACTGGAAAAATACAAGTTATTCCAGTTATGTTATCTTTGCCGGACCTAACTGATGCCAATTCTGAGGTTAATCTTGCTACAGCTTCTATTATGTACAATGCCAACGAAGATGGAGTCCTATAG
- the LOC124222907 gene encoding uncharacterized protein isoform X1 produces the protein MSASEEGMIYFAYQGDDDDDDRGSNLPGASTEQLITLGESKGKPDGTTRDTVNDAVTDHDYIDLIQDKQIDQLSNIEDGTIIIIHDQDEVDESASPNPVVVAPPKEQQTFSQITNLSQLKKVTPRLKLPSSEQNLVKGLAELRKMNTQLRDKRTAAISDEAKQQLKKYCRTCAGLKLPLVDIFSDKGMQMRLNQQMKHLEDIDQNDSLSTQMCMDCICDLKMSYKFFMQIKKAEFKLKSMYTALSEPLGNERPSSKELQSSETSKIITWNTPVVKIEKDVHTYAKKKTNNTASVPKSVGPPKMSSFRSLQENSNTAKLLPIKLKEEPLSVSENEGTADRFEDVTDPNRNDDNESIEEFDPEDLPLHADSSEYDGSNDERDEPEFQKVKKAYTESESHKGELSATPAVYQYDDTKKAYVKYEAGDSKENLRNPVKQVIKKETEEDVTDSKEQPNILKKRLSVPLTSKSVLDAVETGLSVDLNSSTISEKTLQKLSVNHPMSIGSKDEDGIMYVTVKGSKPNELLLVKVKKMDKPGEKTEDTNLSHTAIDMKPVDRMLKKYEALKMKEKDLFSDKFRKPDIREQIIEEQIEEYKRRREQVLGSNSTMTTDNGSFKSIKTEGKSTYRTYSQNTGEESCTIKIKDDPGDLEACEENPCNEESQADGEKSDEFHSSTDKPYPSSEDYLARLARLEQKWEEAKQKRESLQKEFDESCIEGNQEKLERILGEKDKNLKEFEDYLKQRKIVINRLKDEDIISLYENRHNMVMKEDVELSQNSGDDMFVIEETIPLEDYLECDYCPATFPFNDVLQEHMKTHDYKILHYCEDCNTEFSTNKARKNHNITCMQKLICKYCELMLDSKGKKRQHEQKHCDSMYGQLCDYCGEKFKHQGTLDQHIKMQHMSWEKVFQCPKCPKKFAFKQKLSFHVKSVHTTLRAFLCEDCGADFKNPASLRHHRIRKHQPVGNKRECTVCHKLVPFYSLSKHMHTHKAYTIQCPHCDKMFKNSSTLKQHVRIHEDQRQYRCDICGVGFNRRDGLRLHMRVHEKTDSRGLKECSCQVCGEKFPNHSMLVIHRNRVHKDGRQYTCHICNRSMISPRSLEWHMSHIHNQALPGEVKSDPLAPTEKKRVTCYHCEKTFKTEMILRTHIKNTHVKKDPMKCAECDEVFTSEVRMRHHMMVVHNRLEGTLPCPHCPKRFVNQLRLKTHMISHSEERPYTCEICGFNLKTKIQLIKHHQNRHSDERPLQCRFCPWRCKQVSALVCHERTHTNERPYACSVCRQRFKYLGDKNKHERRHESLGGSGFKRIVTGRNTKQPKIQAVELTSCSEQDQEDYEQAQAHYGNEDQTDDQYVDEKMEKYEPEDMGEEYEQAYDQDYETSREASEAAEVIMNMEDGTVYTEEVTAENLESAEIITDEMTDQILQSGTVVHFQQQVDTGKIQVIPVMLSLPDLTDANSEVNLATASIMYNANEDGVL, from the exons ATGAGTGCCTCTGAGGAGGGAATGATATATTTTGCCTACCAAggcgacgacgatgacgatgataggGGTAGCAATTTACCAGGAGCATCCACCGAACAGCTGATAACATTGGGAGAATCCAAAGGGAAGCCCGATGGAACAACTAGGGACACCGTCAACGATGCCGTAACAGACCACGACTACATCGATCTCATTCAGGATAAGCAAATTGACCAATTGTCTAACATTGAGGATGGAACGATAATCATTATACATGATCAGGATGAAGTTGACGAGAGCGCTTCACCAAACCCTGTGGTTGTTGCTCCGCCTAAGGAACAGCAAACATTTTCTCAAATAACAAATTTATCACAATTAAAGAAAGTAACGCCTCGATTAAAGTTGCCTAGTTCTGAGCAAAATTTAGTGAAGGGATTAGCCGAGTTGAGGAAAATGAATACTCAATTACGAGACAAACGAACTGCGGCAATATCAGATGAGGCTAAACAACAGTTGAAAAAGTATTGCCGGACTTGCGCGGGATTGAAACTTCCACTGGTAGATATATTCAGCGACAAAGGTATGCAGATGCGACTTAATCAGCAAATGAAACATTTAGAGGACATAGATCAAAATGATAGTTTATCAACGCAAATGTGTATGGATTGCATATGCGATTTGAAAAtgagttacaaatttttcatgcaaattAAAAAGGCAGAGTTTAAACTAAAGTCTATGTACACGGCACTCAGTGAGCCCTTGGGTAATGAACGACCCTCTTCGAAGGAGTTACAATCTAGCGAAACGAGCAAAATTATCACTTGGAACACTCCCGTAGTAAAGATTGAAAAAGATGTGCACACTTACGCTAAGAAAAAGACAAATAATACTGCAAGTGTACCTAAATCCGTTGGACCGCCCAAAATGTCCTCATTTCGTTCACTGCAAGAGAATTCTAATACTGCAAAATTGCTCCCAATTAAATTGAAAGAGGAACCGTTATCAGTTTCAGAGAATGAGGGCACAGCAGATAGGTTCGAAGATGTCACAGATCCTAATCGCAACGACGACAATGAATCAATCGAGGAATTCGACCCAGAAGATCTACCACTACATGCGGATAGCTCTGAATATGATGGGTCTAATGACGAACGTGATGAGCCTGAATTCCAGAAGGTTAAAAAAGCATATACTGAGTCTGAATCACACAAGGGAGAACTCTCGGCAACCCCTGCAGTATATCAATACGATGATACAAAAAAGGCCTATGTTAAATACGAGGCTGGAGACAGTAAAGAAAATCTGCGTAACCCAGTGAAAcaggtaataaaaaaagaaaccgaagAGGATGTCACTGATTCAAAAGAACAGCCAAACATATTAAAGAAAAGACTGTCGGTACCTCTTACGTCCAAGTCAGTCCTGGATGCTGTAGAAACCGGTCTTTCGGTAGATTTGAATAGTTCTACCATCTCAGAAAAAACCCTCCAAAAGTTGAGTGTGAATCATCCGATGAGCATTGGTTCTAAAGACGAAGATGGAATTATGTATGTAACAGTTAAAGGATCAAAGCCAAATGAATTGTTATTGgtaaaagttaaaaaaatggaCAAGCCAGGAGAAAAGACCGAAGATACAAATCTCTCCCATACAGCGATCGATATGAAACCAGTAGACAGAATGCTGAAAAAGTATGAGgcattgaaaatgaaagaaaaagatttgTTTTCcgataaatttcgaaaacctGACATCAGAGAGCAAATAATAGAGGAACAAATAGAAGaatataaaagaagaagagaacaaGTTCTAGGCTCCAATAGTACGATGACCACCGACAATGGATCattcaaatcaataaaaacaGAAGGGAAATCGACATATCGCACATATTCTCAAAATACTGGAGAAGAAAGTTGtaccataaaaataaaagacgaTCCAGGTGATTTGGAGGCATGCGAAGAAAATCCATGTAACGAAGAGTCTCAGGCAGATGGTGAAAAATCAGACGAGTTTCACTCATCAACGGATAAACCTTACCCAAGTTCTGAGGATTACTTGGCTAGGTTGGCTCGACTCGAACAAAAATGGGAAGAGGCTAAGCAGAAACGAGAATCTTTGCAAAAAGAATTTGATGAATCGTGTATTGAGGGTAACCAGGAAAAATTGGAACGAATATTGGGAGAAAaggacaaaaatttgaaagagttTGAGGATTATTTGAAACAGAGAAAGATTGTGATAAATAGATTGAAAGATGAAGATATAATATCACTGTACGAGAATAGGCACAACATGGTGATGAAAGAAGATGTAGAGTTGTCGCAGAATTCTGGTGATGATATGTTTGTTATTGAAGAAACAATTCCCCTTGaagattatttggaatgtgatTATTGTCCAGCTACATTTCCTTTCAACGACGTGCTTCAAGAACACATGAAGACGCACGATTACAAAATACTGCACTATTGTGAAGACTGTAACACAGAATTCTCAACTAACaaagcaagaaaaaatcacaacaTTACGTGCATGCAAAAGTTGATATGCAAATACTGCGAATTGATGTTAGATTCAAAGGGTAAAAAACGACAGCATGAACAGAAGCATTGCGACAGTATGTATGGCCAGCTATGCGATTACTGtggggaaaaattcaaacatcaAGGAACGCTGGATCAGCACATTAAAATGCAGCACATGAGCTGGGAAAAAGTATTTCAGTGTCCGAAATGCcctaaaaaatttgcattcaAGCAGAAGTTGAGCTTTCATGTAAAATCTGTCCACACAACACTGAGAGCTTTTCTCTGCGAGGATTGTGGTGCAGATTTTAAAAATCCTGCAAGTCTACGGCACCATAGGATTCGCAAACATCAGCCTGTGGGTAACAAAAGAGAATGTACAGTTTGCCACAAACTGGTGCCATTTTATAGTCTGTCTAAGCATATGCATACACACAAAGCTTACACCATACAATGTCCGCACTGCGATAAGATGTTCAAAAACAGTTCAACGCTGAAGCAACACGTTAGAATTCATGAGGACCAAAGACAATACAGATGCGATATTTGTGGTGTAGGATTTAATCGAAGAGACGGTTTAAGACTGCACATGAGAGTGCACGAGAAAACCGATAGTCGGGGTTTGAAGGAATGCTCGTGCCAAGTATGCGGCGAGAAATTCCCGAATCATTCGATGCTTGTAATTCACAGGAACAGAGTTCACAAGGATGGAAGACAGTACACCTGTCACATCTGTAACAGATCAATGATCTCCCCTCGGTCTTTGGAATGGCACATGTCCCACATTCATAATCAGGCTCTGCCTGGTGAAGTGAAGTCGGATCCGTTAGCACCTACTGAAAAGAAACGAGTAACTTGTTACCATTGCGAAAAAACTTTTAAGACAGAAATGATTTTACGTACTCACATTAAAAATACGCATGTTAAAAAGGATCCTATGAAATGCGCCGAGTGCGATGAGGTGTTCACGTCAGAGGTCAGAATGCGACACCATATGATGGTGGTGCACAATAGGCTCGAGGGAACATTGCCATGTCCGCATTGTCCGAAAAGATTTGTTAATCAACTTCGATTAAAAACGCACATGATCTCACATTCTGAAGAGAGACCGTACACATGCGAGATATGCGGCTTTAATCTGAAAACTAAAATTCAGTTAATAAAACATCATCAAAATAGACACAGTGACGAACGACCATTGCAATGCAGATTTTGTCCATGGAGATGCAAACAAGTCAGTGCTCTTGTTTGTCATGAAAGAACGCACACTAATGAAAGACCCTACGCCTGCAGTGTTTGCAGACAACGCTTCAAGTATCTGGGTGACAAAAATAAGCATGAAAGAAGACATGAAAGTTTGGGAGGATCAGGATTCAAGAGAATTGTAACAGGCAGAAATACAAAACAGCCAAAAATACAAGCAGTGGAACTTACTTCCTGCTCCGAGCAAGATCAGGAAGACTACGAGCAAGCTCAAGCTCATTATGGTAATGAAGACCAAACTGACGATCAGTATGTGGATGAAAAGATGGAGAAATACGAGCCCGAGGATATGGGAGAAGAATACGAACAGGCATATGATCAG gaCTACGAGACCTCGAGAGAGGCTTCGGAAGCGGCGGAAGTTATAATGAACATGGAAGATGGTACGGTATACACCGAGGAAGTGACTGCGGAGAACCTCGAGAGTGCGGAGATTATAACTGACGAAATGACGGATCAAATCCTGCAGTCTGGAACAGTTGTACATTTTCAACAGCAAGTTGATACTGGAAAAATACAAGTTATTCCAGTTATGTTATCTTTGCCGGACCTAACTGATGCCAATTCTGAGGTTAATCTTGCTACAGCTTCTATTATGTACAATGCCAACGAAGATGGAGTCCTATAG